From the Burkholderia glumae LMG 2196 = ATCC 33617 genome, one window contains:
- the murU gene encoding N-acetylmuramate alpha-1-phosphate uridylyltransferase MurU: MTAVLDTAMIFAAGRGERMRPLTDTCPKPLLEAGGKPLIVWQIERLAAAGFTTIVINHAWLGARLEAALGDGASWGVRLRYSAEGEALETAGGIAQALPLLTGAGAPDAGGTARSPVFLAVSGDVFCEFDYASLRGHAARMAALDAPGLHLVMVPNPPFHPDGDFALDADGRLSLGTDAPRVTFGNIGLYDVRMFADLPRGTRRALTPYYHAAIAAGRATGERYEGIWENVGTPAQLAELDARLRAAR; encoded by the coding sequence ATGACCGCCGTGCTCGATACCGCGATGATCTTCGCCGCCGGACGCGGCGAACGGATGCGCCCGCTCACCGACACCTGCCCGAAACCGCTGCTCGAAGCCGGCGGCAAGCCGCTGATCGTCTGGCAGATCGAACGGCTTGCCGCGGCCGGCTTCACGACCATCGTGATCAACCATGCCTGGCTGGGCGCGCGCCTCGAGGCCGCGCTCGGCGACGGTGCGAGCTGGGGCGTGCGGCTGCGCTATTCGGCCGAGGGCGAGGCGCTCGAAACCGCGGGCGGCATCGCGCAGGCGCTGCCGCTGCTGACCGGGGCCGGCGCGCCCGATGCCGGCGGCACGGCGCGCTCGCCCGTGTTCCTCGCCGTCAGCGGCGACGTGTTCTGTGAATTCGACTATGCCTCGCTGCGCGGGCACGCGGCACGGATGGCCGCGCTCGACGCGCCGGGCCTGCACCTCGTGATGGTGCCGAACCCGCCGTTCCACCCCGACGGCGATTTCGCGCTCGACGCCGACGGCCGGCTCTCGCTCGGCACCGACGCGCCGCGCGTCACGTTCGGCAACATCGGGCTCTACGACGTGCGGATGTTCGCCGACCTGCCGCGCGGCACGCGGCGCGCGCTCACGCCCTACTACCACGCGGCGATCGCGGCGGGCCGCGCGACCGGCGAACGGTACGAGGGGATCTGGGAAAACGTCGGCACGCCGGCGCAGCTGGCCGAACTCGACGCGCGGCTGCGGGCTGCCCGCTAG